One Perognathus longimembris pacificus isolate PPM17 chromosome 2, ASM2315922v1, whole genome shotgun sequence DNA segment encodes these proteins:
- the Tac1 gene encoding protachykinin-1 isoform X1: protein MKILVAFAVLFLLSTQLFAAEIDANDDVNYWSDWSDISQVKEDLSEPIEHFLQRIARRPKPQQFFGLMGKRDADSSVEKQVALLKALYGHGQISHKRHKTDSFVGLMGKRALNSVAYERSAMPNYERRRK, encoded by the exons ATGAAAATCCTCGTGGCTTTTGCCGTCTTGTTCCTCCTCTCCACTCAGCTGTTTGCAGCGGAAATCGATGCCAACGATGATGTCAATTATTGGTCTGACTGGTCCGACATTAGCCAGGTCAAG gaagaTCTGTCGGAACCCATTGAGCATTTTCTGCAGAGAATCGCCCGGAGGCCCAAGCCTCAGCAGTTCTTCGGACTAATGGGCAAACGGGATGCTG ATTCCTCAGTTGAAAAACAAGTGGCCCTGTTAAAAGCTCTTTATG gaCATGGCCAGATCTCTCACAAAA GGCATAAAACAGATTCCTTTGTTGGACTAATGGGCAAAAGAGCTTTAAATTCTG TGGCCTATGAAAGGAGTGCAATGCCAAATTATGAAAGAAGACGAAAATAA
- the Tac1 gene encoding protachykinin-1 isoform X2 yields the protein MKILVAFAVLFLLSTQLFAAEIDANDDVNYWSDWSDISQVKEDLSEPIEHFLQRIARRPKPQQFFGLMGKRDAGHGQISHKRHKTDSFVGLMGKRALNSVAYERSAMPNYERRRK from the exons ATGAAAATCCTCGTGGCTTTTGCCGTCTTGTTCCTCCTCTCCACTCAGCTGTTTGCAGCGGAAATCGATGCCAACGATGATGTCAATTATTGGTCTGACTGGTCCGACATTAGCCAGGTCAAG gaagaTCTGTCGGAACCCATTGAGCATTTTCTGCAGAGAATCGCCCGGAGGCCCAAGCCTCAGCAGTTCTTCGGACTAATGGGCAAACGGGATGCTG gaCATGGCCAGATCTCTCACAAAA GGCATAAAACAGATTCCTTTGTTGGACTAATGGGCAAAAGAGCTTTAAATTCTG TGGCCTATGAAAGGAGTGCAATGCCAAATTATGAAAGAAGACGAAAATAA